A window of the Cynocephalus volans isolate mCynVol1 chromosome 10, mCynVol1.pri, whole genome shotgun sequence genome harbors these coding sequences:
- the ZNF286A gene encoding zinc finger protein 286A produces the protein MRDSELVREVRRLCQARDGSLQLRRTEAGSTVRKKPDLPCPRPWSRVPRRKAGRTRSLGGSDRSARRGPDWGEKQTRQNKKEVAIMETDLAEMPEQRALSSQDSPLSQEKSTEEEEVTALRLTARSQETVTFKDVAMDFTPEEWGKLDPAQRDVMLENYRNLVSLWLPVSKPENCSLENGKEPLKLERKAPKSSYSDMETRPESKDSTSVQDFSKESCQVAIIDRITRSSVYDSNLETALECENWLENQQGNQEKHFREIFTHVNSLPEKRDHERDVCWKNFSQKSVLIAQDRVPKGSYTFHTLEKRLKQKSNVMKKQRTYKEKKPHKCNDCGELFTYHSVLIRHQRVHTGEKPYTCNECGKSFSHKANLTKHQRTHTRILFECSECKKTFTESSSLAVHQRIHIGERPYECNECGKGFNRSTHLVQHQLIHTGVKPYECNECDKAFLHSSALIKHQRTHTGEKPYKCQECGKAFSHCSSLTKHQRVHTGEKPYECSECGKTFSQSTHLVQHQRIHTGEKPYECNECGKTFSRSSNFAKHQRIHIGKKPYKCSECGKAFIHSSALIQHQRTHTGEKPFRCNECGKSFKCSSSLIRHQRIHTEEQP, from the exons TCTCCAGCTCCGTAGGACCGAGGCAGGCTCCACGGTGAGGAAGAAACCCGACCTGCCCTGCCCGAGACCTTGGAGCAGAGTCCCCAGACGCAAGGCAGGAAGGACACGAAGCCTCGGGGGCTCTGACCGTTCTGCACGGAGAGGTCCGGATTGGGGTGAAAAGCAGACTCGTCAGAACAAGAAGGAGGTGGCGATCATGGAGACAGATTTGGCCGAAATGCCCGAGCAAAGAG CTCTGTCTTCCCAGGATTCTCCCCTTTCTCAAGAGAAGAGcacagaggaggaagaagtgACAGCTCTGCGCCTCACAGCCAGATCTCAG GAAACAGTGACATTCAAGGATGTGGCCATGGACTTTACGCCAGAGGAGTGGGGGAAGCTGGATCCTGCACAaagggatgtgatgctggagaactaTAGGAACCTGGTCTCACTTT GGCTTCCAGTTTCCAAACCTGAGAACTGCAGTTTGGAGAATGGAAAAGAACCATTGAAGCTTGAGAGAAAAGCCCCCAAAAGCAGCTATTCAG ACATGGAGACAAGACCTGAGAGCAAGGATTCAACTTCAGTGCAAGATTTTTCCAAAGAATCATGCCAGGTTGCAATAATAGACAGAATAACAAGGAGTAGTGTCTATGACTCCAACTTGGAAACAGCTCTTGAATGTGAAAATTGgttagaaaatcagcaaggaaatcaggagaaacacttcagagaAATATTTACCCATGTGAATTCACTCCCTGAGAAAAGAGATCATGAGCGTGATGTATGTTGGAAAAACTTCAGCCAGAAGTCTGTCCTTATTGCTCAAGACAGAGTTCCCAAAGGATCCTATACCTTTCATACACTTGAGAAAAGGTTGAAACAGAAATCAAACGTAATGAAAAAGCAGAGAACCTATAAGGAGAAAAAGCCTCATAAATGTAATGATTGTGGTGAACTCTTCACTTACCATTCAGTTCTTATTCGACACCAGAGAgtccatactggagagaaaccctatacCTGCAATGAATGTGGTAAATCTTTTAGCCACAAAGCTAATTTAACTaaacatcagagaactcatactAGAATTCTCTTTGAGTGCAGTGAGTGCAAGAAAACCTTCACAGAAAGCTCATCTCTTGCAGTACATCAGCGAATTCACATTGGAGAGAGACCTTATgaatgcaatgaatgtgggaaaggTTTTAATCGAAGTACACATCTTGTGCAGCATCAGTTGATTCATACTGGAGTGAAgccttatgaatgtaatgaatgtgatAAAGCTTTCCTTCATTCATCAGCACTAAttaaacatcaaagaactcatactggagagaaaccctataaatgtcaagaatgtgggaaagcctttagcCATTGCTCATCCCTTACTAAGCATCAGAGAGTTCATACTGGAGAAaagccatatgaatgtagtgaatgtggaaaaacatttAGTCAAAGCACACATCTTGttcagcatcagagaattcatactggagagaaaccttatgagtgtaatgaatgtgggaaaacctttagCCGGAGCTCAAATTTTGCtaaacatcagagaattcatatcggaaagaaaccttacaaatgtagtgaatgtggaaaagccttcattcattcatcagctcTTATTCAACACCAGAgaactcatactggagagaaaccctttagatgtaatgaatgtgggaaaagcTTTAAGTGCAGTTCATCCCTCATCAGACATCAAAGAATTCACACTGAAGAGCAACCCTGA